The Arachis hypogaea cultivar Tifrunner chromosome 14, arahy.Tifrunner.gnm2.J5K5, whole genome shotgun sequence DNA window AGGCATCTTTACCACATTTCTGTAGAAAAGAAGGCTCCGGATCTTCCAGACGCTCAGAGGGCAGCAGTGAGAACTGCTATTCCTTAGATCATCCCTTCCACCAAGAACTCTACAATTACATCAAGGAGCAATCCAGGATCCATGAAAAGGTCGAACCCATCAAGCAGGGATCCTTCCATGTAGATTTCCCCGAGCCTCCTGCTGAGGAAGTAGAGATTGCCAAGACTATAGAGTCAGAGTTGCACAAGTTTGAGAACTGCAATGGAGTTTCAGATTCACTAGATGGCCTCAAAATCAATGGTGACTGAACTACTGAAGTAGCTTGGGGGTTTTGACGGTTTGTTAGTTACTCCCTTTGTTTGCTTTTTATCTGTTACTATTACTTTCTGATACATATTAATTGTATTGTTTTCTGGATACATTGATCCGTGGATGTGCCGGAAATTAACAGTGATAGATAAAAAGGAACCGACGGAGTACCTTTCATTCAGGATTTGCACTGATGAGTTAAAATGGTTTGTCCTGTTTAACCATTTGAACCAATCTATGTGTAGTCAAGGGGAACATTCACATTGCTTAAACATTAGGATTCTGCAGAATTAGTTTAGCTTTTATGTTAAGGTTGAGGAATTCAGTAGTAGTTGGAATAAAGTGGATACCCCAGCTTTAAATATACAATAGAGAAATGTCAAATATAGTATTTTGTTTGTGACGTAATGTGTTCCATCTCAACTTTCCATGGTTTGCCTTCTCAATTTGTATTTGTCTACGCTTGCAATTTGTAGGGTTGAACTTGGGAAAAGGGGTCTAATTATTAATATGATTAAATATACTATTCCATTTATTCACAAAGgaaaaattttgttgtttttccttAAATGTCTTACCTTTGTACTTTATTTGTAATATTTCAACATGTTCTTTTATACTTGGTGCATAgattttttcaaaaaacaaaatacTACTAATTACAAACCATTTAGATGAATTTGAAAAGCAATTAATTGGATGTAAAATGTATGAGTTTTATGTTGTCTCAATTGATGCTTAGTCCCAAGCACGTTAGGTTAATTGATATTGTTTGATATTTACCAAAAAtgaattctatatcaataaatgtGAATGATAATAATTCTGTTCATGTAGTTGGAGATTCTAGTGAGATGGATCTTTTCAGGATCTAAACATTGGAGTaatagattaggaaaaattttcttCATAAACAAATTTATGAATAAATACATGATGGGAGTTGGAATTTGGAAAtaagaacaaaacaaaatagtATGCACTTTCTATTTGCATGGTTTACACTTTACAAGATCATCAATGCACCATTACCAGAAGCTGGCCTTGTCCATTTTGTTGCCTCATTTGGAAACAAATTGCAAATGTCCTTCATTTCCTGCACTCAATCATCATCTTCAGCTTTTTATAATTTTGCAAAGTAAAGAAGCAAATCTAAAGAGAAGCTAAATCTAAATGTTTCTCCTAAaccattgatttttatttttttatttttttagtttttggaaGTTTTAAGGGTCCTAGGAACCCAAAACTTTAAAACAGATCTTGACAATGAGCTTATCTGCATTTGCAAATTGTTTTATGGAAGCTGTTGATCGATAAAATGATCATCATGGACATGTAGTTGAAAGGAACCTCCCAAATCCAAAAGAGAAAGGGCAAAATTTGAAATGCTACAACCAATATGGTTCCCTTTTGCTCCTTTTGATTATAGATTGAACACCATCTAAATATCTGATCTTTGACGTTCTATAGCCTTCTAGATGTGCAAGGAGATTGATCTTGCAGAATTTTCTGCATAGTCCATATCGCTGTTTTGTTCTTCACGCCACCTTCTTAGCTCATCCTCGACTGCTTCTTTCGCAGAATCTGCCATCTCTGCATTTCTAAGAGCCATATCTGTTGCAGCCTTAATTTCTTCAATTGCTTTCAGGTTAGCTTCTACTTTCTTGTCCACTTCTCTTTTCCTTGCATTGATTGCTTCCACCTGAGCATGTGCAGCTGCTTCTGTCCTCTCAATCAAATCTTCGGATTCCTTGATCTTTCCACTCAAAGCTGCAAACTCCTTGACTGATAATACAATCTTGCTATTAGCATTAGCATTAGCATTAGAATTAGAATCTGCATCGGAGACTCTCCCTCGCATATCAGACAATGTTTTCATTTCCTGAATCGCTTTCCGTTCTGCTGCCTTTGATTCTTCAGCCTCTCTAAGGGCATCCTCCAGCTTTCTCCCTAATTCTTCAGCCATGGCCTGAGCTTTTTCAGCTTCTCGCTTCAGCTCTTCGGTTTGTActctcaattcttcttcttccctttttgcaCTTTCTGTCTCCAATGCTAGCTCCTGAATCTTCAAACTCATCTCTTGAGTGAGATCAACTTCCTCCACAGAACCAGGGTCAGGCCCTGCCTCTTCCTTGATAGTTTGTAGTTCACTGGTGAGGCTGGCAGCAAGAGCTTCAGCCGCCTGTTGCTTCTCCTTAAGTTCTTCTTGGTCTCTCTTCACTTGTTCTAAATCTGTCCTAAGAGAAGCAACTAATTCTCTCAGGGAATTTTCTTCTGCAACAACTTCATGCAGCATCTTTGTAGCTTGTTTAATCTCATCAGTCATTTGTCTCACAGATTCCATTTCAGAAGCATGTGCCTCCCTCATCTGCTCCTGAAGAAGCTGAATCTCTGCACTTGTTTCGGCCAGTTTCACCTCTAGGCTTGCTGTTAGTTCAGGGTCATATTCGGCCTTTAAGGCCGTCAACTTTGCCTGCGCATCTTCCTTTGCGGTTATGTAATAGCTTAGTTGGCTTTCCCTTTCCTGCATGACCTGTACCTGTTCTTCTTGTGCTTTTAGAGTTTGAAGCTTCAGCTGTTCAATTGACGCCTTCATGTTTGCGATTTCATTTGACATTTCATTGACTTTTTCCAAGTTCATCTTAGTGGATCGTTGAGCTTCCCCTGCAGTTTGGAATGCAGCCAACTTTGCCTCCAAAGCTGCATCGAAATCTTGCCTTATCTGATTGAGTTCTTGCTTGGAAGCATCTAGTTCCTTCACAGTTGTTTGATACTCCTTTCTTGCTTGCTCTAGTtctcttttccaagcttcatatcCTATAGCTTTTTGGGACAGTTGTTCCTCGAGTATTTTGGCCTTGTTCTTCACGACTTCGGCTGCCTCTATTGCCGTCTCCTTAGATTCTCTGACACCGATGAGCTTCTTTGTCAAGTCCTGAAGTGTTACATTGGCCCTCTCAAGCTCAGCAAGTGCTTTAGATTTTGTATTCTC harbors:
- the LOC112741362 gene encoding WEB family protein At1g12150-like; the encoded protein is MSFRVRESQKELGSPRGEIGEIDTRAPFQSVKAAVSLFGEVAVPKSSSIKRKSSENVLEKETQLLLAQRELNMIKKQLGSAENTKSKALAELERANVTLQDLTKKLIGVRESKETAIEAAEVVKNKAKILEEQLSQKAIGYEAWKRELEQARKEYQTTVKELDASKQELNQIRQDFDAALEAKLAAFQTAGEAQRSTKMNLEKVNEMSNEIANMKASIEQLKLQTLKAQEEQVQVMQERESQLSYYITAKEDAQAKLTALKAEYDPELTASLEVKLAETSAEIQLLQEQMREAHASEMESVRQMTDEIKQATKMLHEVVAEENSLRELVASLRTDLEQVKRDQEELKEKQQAAEALAASLTSELQTIKEEAGPDPGSVEEVDLTQEMSLKIQELALETESAKREEEELRVQTEELKREAEKAQAMAEELGRKLEDALREAEESKAAERKAIQEMKTLSDMRGRVSDADSNSNANANANSKIVLSVKEFAALSGKIKESEDLIERTEAAAHAQVEAINARKREVDKKVEANLKAIEEIKAATDMALRNAEMADSAKEAVEDELRRWREEQNSDMDYAENSARSISLHI